The Myxococcales bacterium genome has a segment encoding these proteins:
- the pyrH gene encoding UMP kinase: protein MGNTGYGIDPEILGQMADEVIDVHSLGVEVALVIGGGNIFRGVAASSVGMDRAHADYMGMLATVINSLALQDALEQRGLKTRVMSALEMERVAEPYIRRRAIRHLEKGRLVIFAAGTGNPYFSTDTAAALRAMEIGAQIVMKATRVDGVYDKDPKKHADARMFQRLTYLEVLNRNLAVMDSTAISLCRDNNLPILVFNMTKPGNIRRAVLGEPLGTKVVEERANMGSETTPEPTTGEESKDDDQ from the coding sequence ATGGGCAACACCGGATACGGCATCGACCCCGAAATTCTTGGCCAGATGGCAGACGAGGTGATCGACGTCCACAGCTTGGGCGTCGAGGTCGCTCTGGTCATCGGAGGCGGCAACATCTTCCGCGGTGTCGCTGCCAGCTCGGTGGGCATGGACCGCGCCCACGCCGACTACATGGGCATGCTGGCCACGGTCATCAACTCGTTGGCGCTGCAGGACGCGCTCGAGCAAAGAGGCCTGAAGACACGGGTCATGAGCGCCCTCGAGATGGAGCGGGTCGCAGAGCCCTACATTCGCCGGCGTGCCATTCGGCACCTGGAGAAGGGGCGTCTCGTGATCTTTGCGGCAGGGACAGGCAATCCGTACTTCTCGACGGATACGGCGGCGGCTCTGCGTGCGATGGAAATCGGCGCGCAGATCGTCATGAAGGCAACGAGGGTCGACGGGGTCTACGACAAAGACCCGAAGAAGCACGCTGACGCTCGCATGTTTCAACGGCTGACTTATCTCGAGGTGTTGAACCGCAACCTCGCCGTGATGGACTCGACGGCCATCTCTCTTTGCCGGGACAACAATTTGCCGATCCTGGTGTTCAACATGACCAAGCCCGGGAACATTCGACGCGCCGTTCTGGGCGAGCCCCTGGGTACGAAAGTGGTGGAGGAACGCGCCAACATGGGTTCCGAAACCACCCCTGAGCCAACCACGGGAGAGGAGTCAAAAGACGATGATCAATGA
- the frr gene encoding ribosome recycling factor produces the protein MINDVVKELEGSLHKGIESLKKELTKVRTGRANTAILDGVKVDYYGTPTPLNQVASMTVPDARLITIKPWEKSLIPEIEKSIRAAQLGLNPNSDGEVVRVPMPPLTEERRKDLVKVVRKMGEEAKVALRGARRDSNEMLKEALKDKAISEDDEKAGLKRVQDATDKHVALVDEILAKKEAEIMEI, from the coding sequence ATGATCAATGACGTTGTCAAGGAGCTGGAAGGTTCGCTGCACAAGGGGATCGAAAGTCTCAAGAAAGAGTTGACCAAGGTCCGTACGGGCCGCGCCAACACCGCCATCCTCGACGGGGTGAAGGTCGACTACTACGGAACGCCCACCCCCCTCAACCAGGTGGCGTCGATGACCGTGCCCGATGCACGCCTCATCACGATCAAGCCCTGGGAGAAGTCGCTGATCCCGGAAATCGAGAAGTCGATCCGCGCGGCGCAGCTGGGGCTGAACCCGAACTCGGACGGTGAAGTCGTGCGCGTGCCCATGCCGCCGCTCACTGAGGAACGCCGCAAGGACCTCGTGAAAGTCGTCCGCAAGATGGGCGAGGAGGCCAAGGTAGCCCTGCGAGGAGCGCGTCGCGACTCGAACGAGATGCTCAAGGAAGCTCTGAAGGACAAAGCCATCAGCGAAGACGACGAGAAGGCCGGACTCAAGCGCGTTCAGGACGCCACGGACAAGCACGTCGCGCTCGTCGATGAAATCCTGGCGAAAAAAGAAGCGGAGATCATGGAAATCTGA
- a CDS encoding lamin tail domain-containing protein, which produces MPLVFEEVHATSERKKVNEEWFVLANHGSSPVNTAGLNVIVAPRGKRGSVLGQIDPGFVLQPGEKILILSGSPGKKSQGTPPERPGLKTYYLFSPVPLLAGDGTTIRWTLNQVDVAKVTYAAAALDGVTAAVTDGGAPEPAL; this is translated from the coding sequence ATGCCCCTCGTCTTCGAAGAAGTCCACGCCACCTCGGAACGGAAAAAGGTCAACGAAGAATGGTTCGTTTTGGCCAACCACGGCAGCAGCCCGGTGAACACAGCCGGCCTGAACGTCATCGTGGCGCCTCGAGGAAAACGCGGCTCCGTCCTTGGCCAGATCGATCCTGGGTTCGTGCTGCAGCCAGGCGAGAAGATTTTGATTCTCAGCGGCTCGCCGGGGAAGAAATCTCAGGGCACGCCCCCCGAACGGCCCGGCCTCAAGACCTACTATCTCTTTAGCCCCGTACCTCTTTTGGCGGGAGACGGCACCACGATCCGATGGACCTTGAACCAGGTCGACGTTGCCAAGGTCACCTATGCGGCCGCAGCGCTCGACGGCGTCACCGCAGCCGTAACCGATGGCGGCGCTCCCGAACCGGCGCTGTAA
- a CDS encoding acyl-CoA thioesterase has translation MVTTSLRILYADTDQMGVVYHGNYLRFFEQGRAEFLRDAGEPYAEAERVYGMRLPVVEALVTYKAPAHYDEIVSIHTRLVALGRASLRFAYEVTRGETVLALGHTAHACVDMQGKVQKLPTSFAQRLSCCFEA, from the coding sequence ATGGTTACCACGAGCCTCCGAATCCTCTACGCGGACACCGATCAGATGGGGGTGGTGTATCACGGCAACTACCTCCGTTTTTTCGAGCAGGGGCGGGCGGAATTCTTGCGGGACGCCGGAGAGCCCTACGCCGAGGCCGAGCGCGTCTACGGCATGCGCCTCCCGGTGGTGGAGGCGCTCGTAACCTACAAGGCACCCGCTCACTACGATGAGATCGTTTCGATCCATACCCGTTTGGTCGCCCTCGGGCGCGCGTCGTTGCGTTTCGCCTACGAGGTGACCCGGGGCGAAACGGTGCTGGCCCTCGGACACACGGCCCATGCGTGCGTCGACATGCAGGGCAAGGTACAAAAGCTCCCCACGTCGTTTGCGCAGCGGCTATCTTGCTGTTTCGAGGCGTGA
- a CDS encoding polyhydroxyalkanoic acid system family protein, producing the protein MPKFNVEIPHSLDPAEAKTRLERAQSKLEDEYGAKCAWTGNDVMTVTRKGLDASVRIGADRLFVDVSIGLLLTPMMGPIRDGITARLTKLVNEAA; encoded by the coding sequence ATGCCCAAGTTCAACGTCGAGATCCCGCATAGCCTGGACCCTGCCGAAGCCAAAACGCGGCTCGAGCGGGCGCAGAGCAAACTCGAAGACGAGTACGGCGCCAAATGTGCCTGGACCGGCAACGACGTGATGACAGTGACCCGCAAAGGGCTCGATGCCTCCGTGAGGATCGGAGCCGACCGTTTGTTCGTCGACGTGTCCATCGGCTTACTGCTGACCCCGATGATGGGTCCCATTCGCGACGGCATCACCGCCCGTCTGACGAAGCTCGTGAACGAGGCGGCCTGA
- a CDS encoding OmpA family protein, producing MRPPRPPGPFAIPETHMPGFSSRSACRLSTLLASLGASLCGAFLWAAAFEVKSAHAQDLATAPVDLQVFRPAVDSKGFTTLNASQILAPGDFSFGLVMTWARQPLFFEGSGERTFKVQNLVTPTLLGAVGIFSQNQVGLQLGLTLPLGIMSGRATPIDPRDPETANDDEQFKFDGQGLGDLGIHPKLRLSNASRNKVGLAVIPTVIVPTGNKDRFLGEGQLILQPTVAVDTEFGKAGRFRIGINAGARIRTKENAVFVDNPATFSHQVMGMNENTGHGIRLRNELLGGLGMSFAVVPEQFDIVGEVYGQYGLNAKKLEGTDEKTLPPLAEAVAGIKLYMARNSFFEAGAGWGFLKSYGAAERGRIYVGFIFEPSIGDRDRDGYKDDVDQCPDDPEDFDDFEDLDGCPDPDNDQDGILDDDDSCPNDPETRNGYKDEDGCPDDLNSDRDGDGIPDDDDQCPDDPEDKDGFEDEDGCPEPDNDRDGILDVDDLCPNDPEDKDGFEDVDGCPDPDNDHDRILDKDDHCPNEPETYNGTDDDDGCPDKGKVIVRKGKLEILDKIYFETDSDVIKSISFPLIDAIAATMNGNPQIELIEIQGHADERGADDHNLDLTERRAASVKRALEERNVDGLRLSSHGYGETKPICREHNEGCWSQNRRVEFVILKRSDEYRLQGTEGQ from the coding sequence GTGAGGCCGCCACGGCCCCCGGGCCCCTTCGCCATTCCGGAGACTCACATGCCAGGTTTTTCTTCGCGTTCCGCCTGTCGCCTTTCCACCCTGCTGGCCTCTCTCGGGGCTTCCCTTTGTGGGGCTTTCCTTTGGGCGGCGGCGTTCGAGGTGAAATCCGCCCACGCCCAGGACCTGGCCACCGCTCCGGTGGACTTGCAGGTCTTCCGGCCGGCGGTCGACAGCAAGGGCTTTACCACCCTGAACGCCTCCCAGATCCTCGCCCCGGGAGACTTCTCCTTCGGGCTGGTGATGACGTGGGCCCGGCAGCCGCTTTTTTTCGAGGGTTCCGGCGAGCGCACCTTCAAGGTCCAAAACCTCGTGACGCCCACGTTGCTCGGAGCGGTGGGTATCTTCAGCCAGAACCAAGTGGGCCTTCAGCTGGGCTTGACCCTGCCGCTTGGCATCATGTCGGGCCGGGCCACGCCCATCGACCCAAGAGACCCTGAGACAGCCAACGACGACGAGCAGTTCAAGTTCGACGGCCAGGGGCTCGGCGATTTGGGCATCCACCCGAAGCTGCGCCTCTCGAACGCCAGTCGCAACAAAGTGGGCCTGGCCGTGATCCCGACGGTGATCGTTCCCACAGGAAACAAAGATCGGTTCCTCGGCGAGGGCCAACTCATCCTCCAACCCACGGTGGCGGTCGACACCGAATTCGGAAAAGCAGGCCGCTTTCGCATCGGGATCAACGCTGGGGCCCGCATCCGGACGAAGGAAAACGCGGTCTTCGTCGACAACCCCGCCACCTTCTCGCATCAGGTCATGGGGATGAACGAGAACACCGGCCACGGCATTCGTCTACGCAACGAGCTCTTGGGTGGCTTGGGCATGTCGTTCGCCGTGGTTCCCGAGCAGTTCGACATCGTGGGCGAGGTGTATGGCCAGTATGGCCTCAACGCGAAAAAGCTCGAGGGCACCGACGAAAAGACCCTTCCGCCCCTCGCTGAGGCCGTGGCGGGGATCAAGCTGTACATGGCACGCAATTCGTTCTTCGAGGCGGGGGCGGGCTGGGGCTTCCTCAAGTCCTACGGCGCCGCCGAACGAGGCCGCATCTACGTCGGGTTCATCTTCGAGCCCTCGATCGGCGACCGGGATCGGGATGGCTACAAGGACGACGTCGACCAATGTCCCGACGATCCCGAAGATTTCGACGACTTCGAGGACCTCGACGGCTGCCCAGACCCTGACAACGACCAGGATGGCATTCTGGACGACGACGATTCTTGCCCGAACGATCCTGAGACCCGCAACGGCTACAAGGACGAGGATGGCTGTCCTGACGACCTCAACAGCGACCGGGACGGGGATGGCATTCCCGACGACGACGACCAGTGCCCTGACGATCCCGAGGACAAGGATGGCTTCGAGGACGAGGACGGCTGCCCCGAACCCGATAACGATCGCGACGGCATCCTGGACGTTGACGATCTCTGTCCCAATGACCCCGAAGACAAGGATGGCTTCGAGGATGTCGACGGTTGCCCCGACCCGGACAACGATCACGACAGAATCCTGGACAAGGATGACCACTGTCCGAACGAGCCCGAAACCTACAACGGAACGGATGACGACGACGGCTGCCCGGACAAGGGCAAGGTCATCGTACGCAAGGGCAAACTGGAGATTCTCGACAAGATCTATTTCGAGACCGACAGCGACGTGATCAAGTCGATCTCCTTCCCGCTCATCGATGCCATTGCCGCCACGATGAACGGCAACCCCCAGATCGAGCTCATCGAGATCCAGGGGCATGCAGACGAGCGGGGGGCAGACGACCATAACCTCGACCTGACCGAACGCCGGGCCGCTTCGGTGAAGCGGGCTCTCGAAGAGCGAAACGTGGACGGACTTCGCCTCTCCTCGCACGGTTACGGCGAGACGAAGCCCATTTGCCGGGAACACAACGAGGGCTGCTGGAGCCAGAACCGGCGGGTGGAGTTCGTCATTCTCAAGCGCTCCGACGAGTACCGGTTGCAGGGGACCGAGGGGCAGTAG
- the dnaG gene encoding DNA primase — protein MSQLPREKIDEVRDRTNISEVIGRHVELKRAGTGSWMGLCPFHAEKSPSFHVNEQRQYFYCFGCGAKGDVFTFLQQVEHQSFPEVLRDLAQSAGVELPEDRMSPSERRALAEAETERSRMFRVVELAVAFFETQLQTPEAAPARAYLQSRGLSPETAARFRVGFAPGRWNALTEHLMQAHVPVEVAERLGLLGRNERGTYDFFRDRVMLPVLDRQKRPVGFSSRLMDPEAKERKYVNSPDSPLFHKKEQLYGLHAALEGMRKTETAVLVEGNFDVMSLHDAGITNAVAPMGTALTAEQVQIVGRVARKVVVVFDGDTAGERAARRALPLFLEADVDGRVARMPVGIDPDDFIRSQGKEVGAKAFARLVDNARPMVEQFIDTVALEADKSVPGRVAALEGAAEVLAKVKNPTARELYAGRLAAALEVDPYQVARALRGAVQAGRRSGARPEAAGAPQAIPARKPPRKASPLELEILALLVNRPDLAVSAAAERAVTLFTDAGVQAYARRALDSVRAEGRLDVPAWLDAGDEEIRDAVAKIVTEGVRYRSMERADHALSEMLVKLELVHLDAEVAMVARQLEAALSRGDETTGQSLTLKQFELIRKKQSLQEAHLRH, from the coding sequence TTGTCTCAGCTCCCCAGGGAGAAAATTGACGAGGTCAGGGACCGGACCAACATTTCGGAGGTCATCGGGCGGCATGTCGAGCTCAAGCGTGCGGGAACGGGCAGCTGGATGGGGTTGTGCCCTTTCCACGCCGAAAAGTCCCCGTCGTTTCATGTCAACGAGCAGCGTCAGTACTTCTACTGCTTCGGGTGCGGGGCCAAAGGCGACGTGTTCACGTTTCTGCAACAGGTAGAACACCAGTCGTTCCCGGAGGTCTTGCGCGATCTCGCCCAGAGCGCCGGCGTCGAGCTTCCCGAAGACCGAATGTCTCCCTCCGAGCGCCGGGCTTTGGCGGAAGCGGAGACAGAGCGGAGCCGCATGTTCCGCGTGGTCGAGCTGGCCGTCGCTTTCTTCGAGACCCAGCTACAGACGCCCGAGGCTGCCCCGGCGCGGGCGTACCTTCAAAGTCGAGGCCTCTCGCCCGAAACCGCCGCACGCTTCCGGGTGGGGTTTGCGCCCGGGCGCTGGAACGCGCTCACGGAGCATTTGATGCAGGCTCATGTGCCCGTCGAAGTGGCGGAGCGCCTGGGACTCCTCGGGCGTAACGAGCGGGGCACTTACGACTTTTTCCGTGATCGGGTCATGCTCCCCGTGCTCGACAGACAGAAGCGGCCGGTGGGGTTTTCGTCGCGGCTGATGGACCCGGAAGCGAAGGAGCGAAAGTATGTGAACTCGCCCGATTCGCCGCTCTTCCACAAAAAGGAGCAGCTCTACGGGCTTCACGCCGCCCTCGAAGGCATGCGGAAAACCGAAACCGCCGTACTGGTGGAAGGAAACTTCGATGTGATGTCCCTGCACGACGCAGGCATTACCAACGCCGTAGCCCCCATGGGCACGGCGCTCACGGCGGAGCAGGTGCAGATCGTGGGGAGGGTGGCCCGCAAGGTGGTCGTCGTGTTCGACGGCGACACCGCGGGTGAGCGCGCCGCGCGCCGGGCGTTGCCCCTGTTCCTCGAAGCGGACGTGGACGGGCGGGTGGCGCGGATGCCCGTTGGGATCGATCCGGACGACTTCATTCGGAGCCAGGGCAAAGAGGTAGGGGCCAAGGCCTTCGCCCGGCTGGTCGACAACGCCCGGCCCATGGTGGAGCAGTTCATCGACACCGTCGCCCTGGAAGCCGACAAATCTGTGCCAGGTCGGGTGGCGGCTCTCGAAGGGGCGGCCGAGGTGCTGGCGAAGGTGAAAAACCCGACGGCGCGCGAACTCTACGCAGGTCGATTGGCCGCAGCCCTCGAGGTGGACCCCTACCAGGTGGCGCGGGCGCTGCGTGGGGCCGTGCAAGCCGGTCGCCGTTCCGGCGCACGGCCGGAAGCGGCCGGGGCACCTCAGGCGATCCCCGCCCGCAAGCCGCCCCGCAAGGCTTCACCCCTCGAACTCGAGATCCTGGCCCTGCTGGTCAACCGCCCCGATCTGGCCGTCTCTGCGGCCGCCGAGCGGGCAGTGACTCTGTTTACCGACGCCGGCGTTCAGGCCTACGCCCGCCGGGCTCTCGACAGCGTAAGGGCGGAGGGCCGCTTGGATGTGCCTGCCTGGCTGGACGCGGGGGACGAGGAGATCCGTGACGCAGTGGCCAAGATCGTGACGGAAGGCGTGCGCTACCGCTCCATGGAGCGGGCTGACCACGCACTCTCCGAAATGTTGGTCAAGCTTGAACTCGTGCACCTCGACGCCGAAGTCGCTATGGTTGCACGTCAACTCGAGGCCGCCCTGTCGCGGGGCGACGAGACCACGGGCCAATCTTTGACCCTGAAGCAGTTCGAACTCATCCGAAAAAAGCAATCGCTCCAAGAGGCTCACCTACGGCACTGA